The DNA region aaacatttagattagtttaatattttatattatgcagtattatttttgattggttgaacttgttaaaagtaaagacttcttaatttgcgtgttttagttaaaacatcatatattttgaaacggagggagtaaatTTTATTGCTTATCTTATTATTGCTACTTTTTATAATCGCCTTTCTTGTTGTAATTTTCATTGATGGTGTTCGCGTTTTCTGCTTTTCTACGTGTGccattatttaatttgtaactaTGTATATGTCGCTTACTAGCTTTTTCACCTGTGAAGCCCACACgaacataatttatttttttaactagcTTAAGGagcatatatatgatttttaaagaCTCTTAAAGACTCGGAACTGATTTCTAACCAACCACCAAATTAAGGAGTTTAAGATCTATTCTCGACCATAGACCCATAGTTATACGTACTAATCAAGCTACCTACCTATCTACCTCGAAGACTATGCTAagctaaaaaaaatgaatcgtCCGAGTTAGGCTCTCATTTGTCATTAAgctttcttaattttttgttttcacacttgTCATTAAGGATTGAACATTTATAGGCAACTTAATTAAATGCATACTCAGCTAAATCCGGTACTAACAAGGGTGTGAGATGagtgaaaatttataaaataatactacAAGACAAGCAAAAGATCCCAAAATAAACACTTTGAAGAGAAAGGTCACTGAATATTAAAAAAGCAAAATGACATCTGCACATCATGCAACCATTTGAAGAATGAATAGAAAAGTTTTACAATATTAGATTAGCGATAGtcgatagaaaaaaaaaggtaaagatcCTATACTTCGTAGACTCAAGGGTGTGAACTAGAGACCACCACGTTCTCTaatacacacatacacacatactctccttatatatatgatctaatTTAATGATCAAGAACTTAATTTCTCATACGAAGTTAATcattcacacacacactcacacacaaTTGACTTGAGTTGACAGAAATGGAATCTCTATTGTGTccgaggaagatgaagagagtgATGATGCTAATAGTAACATTGACGTGGCTCCGTGGCACGTGCGGGGAGCTGCTCGATGACCAGCTATTCGAAGTGGGAAAGCTTCAGATGTTCGTCGACGACCTCCCAGATATGCCTAGACTCCATGGATTTAACTCTGTTCATGGCATCCTCAAACCCACTTCTCTTCAAATCGGCATGTTCTCCACTAAATGGGTATTCTTCTTTCcctcattccttttttttttcaagaatcaGATTCTTTTGGATTGGTGACAAATTGACAATAAAATCGATTCGTATTTCACTTGTTTACGTGTCGttgaaaagaaaatgatgagATACGTTATGTGTTTACTCTTGACCTCACTTTATTAGTCCTCTGGGTCGTAAAAGACATATAGTAGTAGTCTAGTGGACTAGTAGTAATTAGCACACTTGTAACTTGTACGTTGTAACGATTCATTAATAGAAAAACAGAGTATGATagataactaaataaaatttaaaatttatgagtGTGACAGAAATTTCATAGAGATTTGCCTGCGACACAAGTGTTCGCCTACGGCACATCACGTAGCAAGGCAACAGTTCCTGGTCCGACGATCGAAGCAGTGTATGGAGTAGACACATACGTTACGTGGCGAAACCACCTTCCTACATCTCACATTCTTCCTTGGGATCCCACAATCTCTCCTGCGACCGCGAACCACGGTGGAATCCCTACGGTGGTTCACTTACACGGCGGAATCCACGAACCAGCCAGTGATGGAAACGCTGATGCGTGGTTCACTGCGGGTTTCAAAGAGACTGGACCAAAATGGACCAAAACGACGTTGCATTACGAGAACATGCAACAACCTGGTAACATGTGGTACCACGACCATGCCATGGGTTTGACCCGAATCAACAACCTCGCCGGTATGGTAGGCGCCTACGTTCTTCGCCACCACGCCGTCGAATCTTCTTTTCGGCTACCCACGGGAGATGAATTTGACCGGCCGTTGATCGTTTTCGACCGGAGCTTTCGTAAAGACGGGTCAATATACATGAACGCAACTGGGAACAACCCATCGATTCACCCGCAATGGCAACCGGAATATTTCGGCGATGTGATCATCGTCAATGGAAAAGCGTGGCCGCGACTAAACGTCCGACGTAGGAAATACAGATTTCGCATCATAAACGCAAGCAACGCAAGAttcttcaaattcttcttctccaacggTCTAGATTTCATCGTGGTAGGTTCTGATTCTGCGTATCTCTCAAAACCGGTGGTGACCAAATGGATTCTCTTATCTCCGTCAGAAATCGCAGACGCCATCGTTGATTTCTCGAAATCGCCGTCGGGAACGGTGGTGCTCGCTAATGATGCGCCTTATCCTTACCCTAGGGGTGATCCcgtcaacaaagaaaacagcAAGGTAATGAAATTTATCGTCAAAACTGAACCAGAGGATGACACAAGTACAATTCCCAAGAGGCTTATTGATTACTCGGCTGCTGATGCGTCAAACGCTGTCCTCACGCGTTACATCTCTATGTACGAGTACGTGAGCAGTTCTGATGAGCCAACTCATTTGTTTGTCAACGGCTTGCCCTATGACGCTCCCGTCACGGAAACTCCAAAAATAGGAACCACCGAGGTACGTTGTCTTAATTAACGGTCTAATACGTAGCCgattacaaaaattttaatgataCAAAAAGTGAAACTAATCAGGTGTGGGAAGTGATAAATTTGACGGAGGATAATCATCCGTTACACATTCATCTCGGACTTTTCAAAGTGGTTGAGCAAACGGAGTTATTGGCGGGAGGACTGGAGGAGTTCAAGGAGTGTATGACAAAACACAACGACGCCGTCAAGTGCAAGATTAGTAAATACGCACGAGGGACAAAGACTGCGGTGACGGCACACGAGAGAGGCTGGAAGAACGTGTTCAAGATGATGCCGGGACATGTGACGAGGATACTCGTACGCTTTTCTTATATCCACACTAACGCATCTTACCCTTTCGATGCCACTCAGGAACCCGGCTACATCTACCATTGTCACGTAAGTAGGAATATTTCAGAAcattttgaatttgataaacGTTATTTTACATTAATCTTTTCTTatgaacataaatatttttacattgCAGATACTGGACCACGAGGACAATATGATGATGAGGCCGCTTAAGGTCATTAATTGATAtgtattcaataaaaaaaaaagaacaatcggatattttaatatgttacacattgagaATGTAATATAATCTCTACTTTATTAATCCCTAGCAATAATTAATTAGttctaatttctaaaaattagtACTGGCTATGTTGAAAGAACCATTCTTTCCTGAATTTGTTCCACTTATGAATCCAAATTCAGAAATAATAAGAATTTTCTAAATTGATTACGTTGAGTTCTATGATACATGATAAgccattattttattttaacccAAGTTTAGACGCATAAGGAAAGCATTATACAAAAAATGTTGGAGAAAAAGTTTGTATAAACCTACTATAGTTGTTATTATCATCGactaagagaaaacaaacacaaacgctAAAATTATAATGAGAGAGGATCAAATTACTCCCCAATCATTTTCTTTTACaccaatctaaaaaaaaaaaatcaccaggTGAAACTGATAGATTCAAATTGAAGATTCTCAGCCGAACGAAAGGAACAAATATTTGCAACCTCTTCTCTCATCTTCCTTGGACCACAAACAAGAACTCCGACGCTTGAACCATTGAAACCAACTAGGAGCTCTGCTTTCACACAATGATGAGAGTGAGAACTTAGAAAAATCAATATACTCTACAAGTCTAATACATGTATGAAGATGTTATATAATCTTGAAATAGACTTACTGTTAAGATTAGGCCTTTCTCCATATTGAATGTTGGTGACTTCCGATAGCAGCTGATCTGGCGAGGTCTCGATCATCAATGGAGACAATGCGTCATcgttttcatctttttccttaTAATTCATTTTGTTACACAACATAGCGACCGTTGACGTAGCCACCACGCTAATGGAGATTGCTAGAAGGTAAATGAGAGATTTATACGCCGCATTGTACTTTTTCGAGCTTTGATCGATTGGGTAAATGTGATATCTTGTGATGAAtgcgatgatgatgataaagatcatgaatgaagaagagaggatgGTGGCGAGCCATAGCCAGGAGTTGGATCCGAGGATTGGTGAGATGGGTTGGTCTGAGACATATGGTttgaaatctagggttttgatgaTGTTCATATTGCAAGTTGATTCTTTCTCTCGGGTGACGAAGGCTATGATCTGGATATCTACAAAGGAGGGGATCTCTGTGGATATTGGTAAGATTAGGCTGAGCATGGAGAGGTCGGAAGAGGTCTTGAACACGCAGATTAAGGTCATCTTTGGGATTTTACAAGTGTTCGTTGAGCTCATGTAGAGTAGATCGCGGATTATGGAGATGAACGGTGTAATCCCACTACCTCCACTAACCATCACAAGAGTATCATGTCTGCGAAATAAAAAATCAGAGCATGTTACTTGTTTTGCAACGAATCGAATG from Camelina sativa cultivar DH55 chromosome 3, Cs, whole genome shotgun sequence includes:
- the LOC104776423 gene encoding multicopper oxidase LPR1-like, which codes for MESLLCPRKMKRVMMLIVTLTWLRGTCGELLDDQLFEVGKLQMFVDDLPDMPRLHGFNSVHGILKPTSLQIGMFSTKWKFHRDLPATQVFAYGTSRSKATVPGPTIEAVYGVDTYVTWRNHLPTSHILPWDPTISPATANHGGIPTVVHLHGGIHEPASDGNADAWFTAGFKETGPKWTKTTLHYENMQQPGNMWYHDHAMGLTRINNLAGMVGAYVLRHHAVESSFRLPTGDEFDRPLIVFDRSFRKDGSIYMNATGNNPSIHPQWQPEYFGDVIIVNGKAWPRLNVRRRKYRFRIINASNARFFKFFFSNGLDFIVVGSDSAYLSKPVVTKWILLSPSEIADAIVDFSKSPSGTVVLANDAPYPYPRGDPVNKENSKVMKFIVKTEPEDDTSTIPKRLIDYSAADASNAVLTRYISMYEYVSSSDEPTHLFVNGLPYDAPVTETPKIGTTEVWEVINLTEDNHPLHIHLGLFKVVEQTELLAGGLEEFKECMTKHNDAVKCKISKYARGTKTAVTAHERGWKNVFKMMPGHVTRILVRFSYIHTNASYPFDATQEPGYIYHCHILDHEDNMMMRPLKVIN